A single window of Culicoides brevitarsis isolate CSIRO-B50_1 chromosome 3, AGI_CSIRO_Cbre_v1, whole genome shotgun sequence DNA harbors:
- the LOC134835621 gene encoding protoporphyrinogen oxidase, which produces MSVTVLGAGIGGLSAAHYIKKLSLKPITILEATDRVGGWINSHKFDDGLIFEAGPRTIRPKGLPGANTLEIVEELGLEKFLKPIDSQHIAAKNRMIYAKGQLCLLPSSLPSIFTKRPPFEESLFNVITKGLKARRFEKKDDESIYDFVERQFGTEVADYLISPMICGICAGNAKEISVNFLMSNIFAHEQKHGDLIKGFFMSKLAKKDKFPTVMSLRLANRAKKERWNIYSFDGGLEIFPRKLAVLLQQRNVKIQLHSPCDKIEFLSNNVVNLHCGDEIRDTEYVVSSLPSFKLAETVQDQHPTLANHLKSIPFVDVAVINFQYNDPELIKQPGFGVLVPPKEKLPILGIIFDSCCFDMEDQTVLTVMMGGHWFRELFGNDPDPENLKKIALENIEKILGINAEPNKAQVNIHRKCIPQYTLGHLARVKAIRQYIAEKKLPLGVCGASYDGVGVNDVILSARHAAKPFYL; this is translated from the coding sequence ATGTCTGTCACCGTTTTGGGAGCCGGAATCGGAGGTCTTTCCGCTGCGCATTACATCAAAAAGCTCTCTTTAAAGCCCATCACAATTCTCGAGGCAACAGATCGTGTCGGCGGATGGATCAACAGTCACAAATTCGACGACGGATTAATTTTCGAAGCAGGTCCTCGCACAATTCGACCCAAAGGACTGCCAGGAGCGAATACTTTGGAGATAGTCGAAGAGTTGGGACTCGAGAAATTCCTCAAACCGATCGATTCGCAACACATTGCCGCAAAAAATCGCATGATTTATGCAAAAGGTCAACTTTGTTTGCTGCCGTCGTCGCTTCCGTCGATTTTTACGAAGCGCCCTCCGTTTGAAGAGTCACTTTTTAACGTTATCACAAAAGGATTGAAGGCACGCCGGTTCGAGAAGAAGGATGACGAGTCAATTTATGATTTTGTGGAACGTCAATTTGGTACAGAAGTTGCCGATTACTTGATAAGTCCCATGATTTGTGGGATTTGTGCCGGAAATGCAAAGGAAATCAGTGTGAACTTCCTCATGAGCAACATTTTCGCGCACGAACAGAAGCACGGGGACCTCATTAAGGgatttttcatgtcaaaacttgcgaaaaaagacaaatttccgACAGTCATGTCGCTCCGTTTAGCAAATCGAGCCAAAAAAGAGCGATGGAACATCTATTCCTTCGATGGGGGACTCGAAATTTTCCCGCGAAAGCTCGCTGTGCTGCTCCAACAACGAAACGTCAAGATCCAACTGCATTCCCCATGCgacaaaatcgaatttttatccAACAACGTCGTAAATTTGCATTGCGGCGACGAAATTCGAGACACAGAATATGTCGTGAGTAGTTTACCAAGCTTCAAATTGGCAGAAACGGTTCAAGATCAACATCCAACGCTGGCGAATCACTTAAAAAGCATCCCTTTTGTCGATGTTGCCGTCATAAATTTCCAATATAACGATCCCGAACTCATAAAACAGCCCGGATTTGGAGTTTTGGTGCCgccaaaggaaaaattaccgattttAGGCATAATTTTCGACAGTTGCTGCTTCGACATGGAAGACCAAACGGTGTTAACTGTCATGATGGGCGGGCATTGGTTCCGAGAACTCTTCGGAAATGATCCTGATccggaaaatttgaaaaaaatcgcgTTAGAAAACATCGAAAAGATCTTAGGAATCAACGCAGAACCGAATAAAGCTCAAGTCAACATTCATCGGAAGTGTATTCCGCAATATACGTTGGGACATTTGGCTCGGGTGAAGGCAATTCGTCAATATATCGCAGAAAAAAAGCTTCCTTTGGGCGTTTGTGGCGCCTCGTACGATGGAGTGGGCGTTAATGACGTAATTTTATCAGCTAGACACGCAGCGAAGCCTTTTTATctgtag
- the LOC134836087 gene encoding translation factor GUF1 homolog, mitochondrial: MLIFRIFQHCHRSKLLPTLHKSHKWRLFSSASSNSDDKTFKFDEIPADRIRNFSILAHVDHGKSTLADRMLEMTNTLKVSDTGKSQILDSLQVERERGITVKAQSASLLYNYKGETYLLNLIDTPGHVDFSNEVSRSLAACDGIILLVDANSGVQAQTVANYYLAAGKNLKVLPVMNKIDLKNADPEAVEKQLETIFDIDPKEVVRISAKMGTNVDKVLEKIIETIPHPNVDRQGKTRALLFDSRYDKYRGAMNLMYLKDGTLEVGQEITSCHSGKTYEIKSISLLRPDEFPVKKLIAGQIGLIGCNMRSIKEAHIGDTYHIKNASVEPLPGFKPINPIVFAGVYPTDQSHYTQLRSAIEKLILNDSCVTLVPDSSPALGQGWRLGFLGLLHLEVFSQRLEQEHNAEALLTAPSVTYRFKLKGTKIIKQHGAEIIEVSNPALMPDPLHIEESYEPMVYGTIISPVEHVGDLISILMERRGVEQSSSNIDNDRVMLTYKLPLNEIILDFHDILKSMTSGYASFDYQDAGYELTHLVKLCILLNGQEVNELSQIVHFSKATAHAKQMVAKLKEEIPRQQIHIAIQACVGSKILARENIKPFRKDVTQKVKSGGDMERKRKLLRAQAEGKKKMRSIANINVPRETFINVLKRN, translated from the coding sequence atgttaattttccgCATTTTTCAACACTGTCATCGCTCAAAACTCCTTCCGACACTTCACAAAAGCCACAAATGGCGTCTTTTCTCATCCGCATCTTCCAACTCTGacgacaaaaccttcaaatttGACGAAATCCCTGCCGATCGGATACGGAACTTTAGTATTTTAGCTCATGTCGACCATGGAAAAAGCACTTTGGCGGATCGGATGCTCGAGATGACCAACACACTGAAAGTTTCGGATACCGGCAAGTCCCAAATTCTCGATAGTTTGCAAGTTGAACGGGAACGCGGGATCACTGTGAAAGCCCAAAGTGCCTCGTTGCTTTATAACTACAAAGGCGAGACttatttgctgaatttgatTGATACGCCGGGTCATGTTGACTTTTCGAACGAAGTTTCGCGCAGTTTGGCGGCTTGTGACGGGATTATTTTGCTTGTTGATGCAAATTCAGGGGTTCAGGCGCAAACAGTGGCGAATTATTACCTCGCTgccggaaaaaatttaaaagttttgccgGTAATGAACAAAATTGACCTGAAAAATGCCGATCCGGAAGCTGTGGAGAAGCAATTAGagacaatttttgatattgatCCGAAGGAAGTTGTTCGGATATCCGCCAAAATGGGCACGAATGTCGATAAAgtgttggaaaaaattattgaaacgaTTCCGCATCCAAATGTCGATCGTCAAGGAAAGACCAGAGCACTTTTGTTCGATAGCAGATACGATAAATATCGAGGAGCGATGAATTTAATGTACTTAAAGGACGGTACATTGGAAGTTGGGCAGGAAATCACGTCATGTCACTCAGGGAAGacttatgaaattaaaagtatCTCACTTTTGAGGCCGGATGAGTTtcccgtaaaaaaattaattgccgGGCAAATCGGATTAATCGGTTGCAACATGAGATCCATCAAAGAAGCGCATATTGGAGACACGTATCACATAAAAAACGCCAGTGTTGAACCTCTCCCCGGCTTTAAACCGATAAATCCGATTGTTTTTGCGGGAGTTTACCCCACAGATCAGTCCCATTACACCCAATTACGATCCgcgatcgaaaaattaatcttaaacgACAGTTGTGTGACCCTCGTGCCTGATTCCAGTCCCGCTCTTGGTCAAGGATGGCGTCTCGGGTTCTTGGGATTGCTTCATTTGGAAGTTTTTTCACAACGACTCGAACAGGAACACAATGCCGAAGCACTTTTAACTGCCCCATCGGTGACGTATCGCTTCAAACTCAAGGGAACGAAGATAATTAAGCAGCACGGCGCGGAAATTATCGAAGTAAGTAACCCAGCGTTGATGCCAGATCCCCTTCATATCGAAGAATCGTACGAACCAATGGTCTACGGAACAATTATCTCGCCTGTCGAACACGTGGGCGACTTAATTTCGATTCTGATGGAACGTCGGGGTGTCGAACAGTCCTCCAGTAACATCGACAACGATCGTGTAATGTTAACTTATAAACTTCCTTTGAACGAAATCATTTTGGACTTTCATGATATCCTCAAATCCATGACGAGCGGATATGCAAGCTTCGATTATCAAGATGCCGGATACGAATTGACGCATTTGGTCAAGTTGTGTATCCTCCTGAACGGGCAAGAAGTCAACGAGCTGAGTCAAATAGTGCATTTTAGCAAAGCAACGGCGCACGCAAAGCAAATGGTGGCGAAATTGAAGGAGGAAATCCCGAGGCAGCAGATTCACATTGCGATTCAGGCGTGTGTGGGAAGTAAAATTTTGGCGCGAGAGAATATTAAGCCGTTTAGGAAGGATGTCacgcaaaaagtcaaaagcggAGGGGATATGGAGAGGAAAAGGAAGTTGCTGAGGGCGCAGGCTGAGGGAAAGAAGAAGATGAGGTCGATTGCGAATATTAATGTGCCACGGGAGACGTTTATTAATGTTTTGAAGAGAAATTAG